The genomic region AGGCTTTCCCTGCCTGTGGGCCAGGTTCAGGGccagctctgtgtcctggcTGCCCACACACACCTTGACGTGCTGTGTGCGCTGCAGGAACCGTCAGGAAATGTTCCTGCTTTTCTCATGCCCCTCTTGCTCAGTCTCAAAGTCACCGTAGGATTTCCAAAGAACCTGCAACAGAGAAGCCTCTCATCATGTTCATTCAGAGCACAGTGAGATActgggaggggaagagaaaggataAAGGTGAAATTTCCCTGAGAGAAGGTTGGGAGATCAGGGTGTTcacaggtggcacaggctgggattAGGGCTGAGCAGGACCCAACCTGGTGCACATCATCCATCAGCTTTCACCTCATGTTTTATCAGGGGGTTTATGGCCCTACCAAGAGGCAGATGTTGAGTCCCAGGCCGAACCATGGCAGTAAATGGTTCTGTTTGAGCTGGTGGTTTATTTACATTACATGTTCATCAGCCATACTCTCTAATAAGTCCTGGGGTTTGTTCCTGATTTTCTTGCAGCCTTATATCCAACTTTCCACcacttttcttctgtctctctgGTGTGTCTTTTGTGTTCCTTTCTTGTCCTGTGTgttccccatcccattccctttcACTACTTCACTCTCTcgttcttgtttttctttaagtaaATAgtcaatatttatttaataaatattgctCAATCTCTCTCCCTATTGTCTCTCCTTTTTGTCtgtctccctccctgcccgcattttcttcctctccttgttcCTTTGCCCTGCACCGTGACTGTATTTCTTTGTCCCTCTCACTGTCCTTTTGCCTGTACCTGTCTGGATCTGCTGCTCAGTCCCTCACTGCACTCTTCTCTTTATAAccctctgtcctgctgcccgtccctctctttctccatccctctgctgtgCCTTGCCCATCTTCCCCCCACACCCACCTGCCGTGGTCATTTCCTCTCTCTGTCCTTGTTTCCCTCTTtgtgtccctctgtccttcCTGTGTGATTACCACtctgtctttattttatatatactgGCAAGTAATACTAATTTATATATTAATTCATTTCGAAACAAACCCTCTCTAACTACTATATTatatacaggaatataagaaacTCTGAATATAGATCTGTAGGGTTTGAAAATAATGACATAACGTTTTTACATACGAATGAAACAAAAAAGCGCCTGAAAACGTAAGAAAATACGATGGgggtgaaggaaaagaaaccagctCTGTCCCCGCTTTTTTCTCGGACCCAAACGTGTGGCAGCCCTTGGCTGAGCTCTGCGGCGGTGCTGCCACCGGGTGACAGACACCGGCACTGCCGGCCCAGcgccctggccctgcctgctgtCCCCCGCTGGGTGACACGAGACACCGGCGGCCTCCGTGCCTGGGGAAGCGTGCGAAGGGCAAGAagcggggccgagcggggcgATGTCCGCAAACAGAGCGGAGGGGTGAAGGAGGGTCAGGAGCGCAAGCGGGCCCGGCCGTGGCTGAGCGGCGCCGTGGCGATGGAAGGAGCGGCCGCCGTGCGGGCGGTGCCTGAGGAGAACGGCAGCGGagggggcggcccggcggggcccgtGAGGGGAGCGGAATGGAGCTGCCCCTCTGCCactctcaagatggcggcccgGAAAGGAAGTCGCAGTTCGCCACTCTCAAGATGGTGGAAGAGGCAAAAATCACGTGACAGGACGCTCCAGATGGCGGGTCGGGGTTGAGCCACACTCGAAATGGCGGACGCGGCTGGACCGCGACAAAAGCGTCCCCGTCGCTGCCTGCTGCCGCTCGCGCGGCTCCCGCCCAGCCCCCGCGCCGTTGACAccaccagccgtgtccccaCATCGGGAAACGCCGCGAAAAATCGCGCTGAGGGCGCAGCATCGGGGGCGGGGTCGCGGGGGCGCTTCGGGCAGCTGATTGGACAGACACACTTGTGAGGTCCGGGGGCCTTAATGGTACCATACCAAAAATGGAGGCCTAGCCGGAAATGACTTccgccagcacccaagatggcgaCGAATTGGGAAGTCACGTGATGCCACACCAAAGATGGCGGTTCGGTACGTAGCTTATTTGTCCTTCCAAAGATGGCGGCATCAAGCACATGCGCGTTGGGTAGGAATGAAAATGGCGGCCCGAAGGACCCCGAACCATCTCTTTGGCTGCCTGAACGTGACCCCAACCCCGACGCGGACCCAGCGCTCTCAGCGCGATTTCCCGCGGCGTTTCCCGGTGTGGGGACACGGgcggtggggtcagcggcgccggggccgggcgggagccGCGCGCGGGGCGGCAGGCAGCGGCGGGGACGCCTCTGTCGCGGTCGCGCCGCGCCGCACGTGATAAAAGCCCCCGGCGCCACCCAGTGCCGGGTTGGGCTCTTCGCTGGCCGCCCGGCGCCTCTCCCCGCTTTCCCCCCGGCCCggggaaatgcaggaaaacacaaaaccatCGAGGAATTACAGTCACCGGAGCTGCCCGGGCCATCCCCCTGCCCGAAGGGCGGCTTCTGCCCGGAGCCGGGAGCACCCAGCAGGACGCAGctccttttttccaggaggTGAGAGGTGGGGGCCGGAGGTGGAGGCAGGGTTTGCCAGgcgtggggagcagggaggattccagctcccagcagctctctgcgAGCGCTGGATGGACTCTGGGCTGAGGAGGTGGGAGTTGTGGGTCGTGTCCATGTCGCCGGGAGCTCCTGAAGTGGCAGCTCGCAGCAGTGTGTCTGTGCGTGGAACCAGCTCTAATGCTGGCagccaaattaaatttatatCAGATTTGTATCAAACGTGGTGTTTATATCTGGGACCGCTCAGTTCCCTGGGTGTGAAAGTCTTTGAAGTAGCAAAGCTGAGCCGTTCTGGAGCATTCCAAGTGTTGTGTCCTGGGCCTGTCAGGATTAGCTATAAAGAACGCAGCCAAGCCCCCGAACCCTCCCTGGATGTTTGAAACACTTCCACAGACAGCCAAGCCAATAATGATTCCAGAGCAAAAATTAGAGGTGCTTGCTTATGATCCGTGGGGAATTTCCTCTGGAATTATCAGTCAGAGAGTGTATCGAAGCAGAGCCCatcttttggctttttctgGTCTGTAATCTCCTCTCTGGCTTAACAGAGTTTTGTGTGCTCCCACGTGTTTTCAGGTTGaaatttggggtggttttgtttctttagggcttggggttttttcccaagtgAATCAGCTCTCCCATAAATACTCCATGTTGTTCTACACGGCTGCTTTGGTTATGggccagagagagagaagggaaatgggTTTTTATGATCTTGACATTTTGCCAGTGGTATTTGAGGTGAACTGTGGCAGAATGGAGGAGCAAACACTTGAGATTAATTTACTGCAAGAATTAACTAGCAGCaatcagctgagctgtggtgaGAAACCTCTCCAGTTTGTGCTTCCATTCAGCTCCTTCTCCTGTCCTGGGCTCCTGGCACTACTGCCATGGGAGACAGGCTCCCCACTCCCAGCGAAGCATTTGAAATGCCACAGATTAAACATTCACGTGGAGTGGGAGGTGGGAAAtaactgctggcagcagggtgaCCCAGCGAACTGGCACTTCCCTGGGACTTGGCAGCCACGTGGGGAGGAGCGTGGCAGGGCTTCACCACGgagtcccagctctgccagggagatCAGCTGCTGCTTCCGATCCTGAGCAGGCACAGATTATCCATATTTGCTTCTCAAAGAAAAGGCTGGAGCTTGGTGTCCTGCATTAAGGTTGTTTACGATCTCTGGGGTTTCCTTATTCATAACTGCCCAGGAAGGAGCTTGTAGGATGTGTTGGCTGGACAAGTTTGGTCACAACTGACAGAATTCCTGCTGCCTCGCTACCCTCCTGGCCTCTTGTATTTcactgagcagagctggcagcactgggaacatCTTTGTGCTCCTGCTTTTCATCCCCTTCTTAATCCAGAGGGTCTGGCAGGGGAGAAAGAGAGGAGCCAGGAATATTGGGACAATGGGGGACTTCAGTTACTGTCAAGCAGAGACTTCCCAGGCCTGGATCTGAAAAGACCCAGGCGCTGCAACCCTCTGGCTGCTCCGTCCCATCCTGGACTTGATGCTTCCAGTTGTGGTTTAGCAGCTTGTCCCAGAAGACCTGCACAAGCCTGACACAAGGTTTGTCCTGGGTTCTGAGGAACCTGGAATTCACACCTTTGTCCCTTGGCAGTGTTTTCTTTGGCTCAAGTTTCCCTCGAAGCACTCGCTGCTGGGATACATTGGGAAAGGCCCTGTCCTTGCATGGGATGGAAACTCCTCCATGTCTTACCAAGGATTTAAAAGCCCGTTGGGTTTTCTGGAAGTAGTCGATGAACTCGGCCTCGCTCGGGGGTCTTGCTCGGAGGGTCAGCATTCCCTCTGCCCGGAGAAGGGGCAGAGAAGGACACGGCCCGTTAGTGAGAGCATCCCTTTGGGAAGGTTCCATCTGCCTGCCGTGCAGAAGGCACAGCAGAAGTGGGTGTTGGCACCAGAACTACCGAGAATCAGGGCTTCAGGGCAAGGCAAACTCCCTGTGTGTGCCCGAGGCTCCGTGTGCTCTACCAGAGGTGCCCCCGGAGCAGCGGCACCTCccgagctgctgtgctctgatCCGTGGCTGTGCCCGGCCTCGATCCGGCCTTGCTGGGCCGGGAGCTGAGGTGTCCCCCCCACCTTCATCCGTGCCCCTCTGCGCTCCCCATTTGTTCCAGCACTGCCCCTGCTGGCCCTTTCTTCTTGTTCTGCCTCCCCTTCTTCCCTTGGCTGAGCTGTCGGAATGCCTCTGCAGCCGTCTGGAGCCAGGCGATGAACACTGGGATGTCATCTGGGGTGCAGTTCTCTACCAACTTCAAGCGGCAGGTTTGTTACAGAGCCCGGACAGTCTGCctcctgaaacacagaaatgggGCCGCACACGCCTGAGTTTCTGAGCTCTGGGGTAAAATGACGGGTACAAAGGGGGATATGTGGTAGGCGGTTCAGGAAGGCTGTACCTTCctagtacctcagccaatggggaaaggaagagggcaacaAGAGGGAGTTTaggataaaaggaggctgcgccctCCTAAACCTCGAGAGAGAAAACCCCAGGAGTGAGTGTCCCAGTGgtttctctccctttattcgaataaagttTCAGGCatcctctgtctcctttatgGACGCTGGCTTCTCATAGCGTGATTTTCCATACaggaggaaacaaaaagaaaaaggagggaaggacaaaaggaaaagggggaaaaaagaacaaaggcCACTAAAGCAAGGTCCGCGCAGCCTGAGGGCCGAGCTCCCACAGCCCGGTCCcgtcccattcccagtgctgcttcCCGCTCCTGCCGTGCCCGCGCGCGCTCCCGAGCAGGGCCGCGAGGGGCATTAAACAAAGGGCTGGAATTGGGCACCGTGAGGGGACCCGGGCAGGGAACGCGGGGAGCTCCAGACCGCGGGCAGGGGGCGCTGCTGGCTCCGGCAGGGCCCCGCTAAAGCTGGAACCCTGGAATGCCGGAATGGTTTGGGgcggaagggaccttaaaaactcatcccgctccatcccctgccacgggcagggacaccttccactggcccaggttgctccaagccccatccagcctggccttggacactgccagggatccaagggcagccacagcttccctgggcaccctgtgccagggcctccccccCCTCACAGGGAAGTATTCCTtgctaatatccaacctaaactcttttccttcaaaacaacaTGAATCTACAAACTTCTTTGCTAAATTCGTACTTGTGCtctgtgagaaaaaaacccagaacaatTCAAAAATACTAACAAGtgtctttttccctccctccatccctctctccctccctccctcccagcagtgTGGCATAAATGCCAGTGATGGGAAGAGGCTGGAAGAAGCTGGATTTCACATGGTGAAGGCCATGGCTTATGCAccagagaaggagctgctgaacATTAAAGTCATCAGTGAAACCAAAGCTGACAAAATCCCAGTAAGGGTGTTCTGGAGCTTTAACCCAGGATATTCTACAGGTTTATTTCTGCTGGCTGAAAGTGTTGTGGTGAATTTGGAAGGTCTCCAAAGGGCAGTAAAGGTGATTGGAGGTGTGACCTGACTTGTGATGGGAAAAGGCAGAATGTACCAGGACTGAACTGAAGGAAAGGATTtccctaaaacacacaaaagggATGTTGGAGCTTTTACTTGGAGCAGAATTTCCGTTCTGTGCAGAGGTACCAACCCATGCAAGGTCTGTGAAATGTGCATGGAATGATGCAGGCGCCTCTCCACAAGGCAGGAAATATTAATTACTGGGGGGTTAACGAATGGTGTGAACTCTCCTGGCACTGCTCAGTTGGGTTTTCCCGCAGGCTGATGCAGCTGAACTGGTTCCCATGGGCTTCACCACAACCACAGAATTCCACCAGCGGCAGTCAGAGATCATCCAGATCCCCCGTGGCTCCAAAGAGCTGGATAAGCTGCTTCAAGGTcagcattttattatttctctttcctgcttAGGCTCagtttttggggtggggttttccCATGAGTGTGATCTTTGCATGGAACCATGTAAGGCAAGTCTTGGTTGGATGAAAGACCTCTAGGACTGCTCTTGaataattgcttttattttaaaagctgcagaaatagTTTTTAATCCTTTTAGTTGTGATGCAAGACCCAGAGCTTTCAGTTTTTGGATGTTTCTGGTTTATTTAAGTCCGTGCCatgtttaatgaaaacaaaaccaggcatCACCATCTCCTCATTCCTCTGGTAAtccaaaaatgaaagcaagcaaTTTCAACTCTTCAGCATCTTCAGAAACACACCTGGACTTCTTATCCACAATACAAACAAACCTCAGGATGACAAGCAGTTTTCCCTCTTAGTTTTGAAACTTTTAGCCAAATTCAGTGTTTAAATtttgtattatatatatatatataaatgtaatattttatatGTGGGTTAGATACATAGATATCAGTTTGTAGCATGtgaccttttaatttttattaataattgtTATTTTCCTTCCAGGAGGAATAGAAACAGGGTCCCTAACGGGGTTATTCGGGGAATTCTGTACTGGGAAGACgcagctgtgtcactgcctGGCAGTCACTGGTCAGGTGGGGGGTTCACCTCATTACAATCCAATATTCAGACCCCACAGCCTTGGGATATTTGCTAATTTGGGCACTTTCTTTGACTATCTAAGTGTTTACTACTGTCTAGAGGTTACCATTCCCTAAAATATTAGTGGCTTGGACTTAATTTGATCATTTAGTTAACTCCCTAAACTTCCCAGCTCAAAGCTGAGCACCTGTCATCTtttgtagaatcatggaatcctggaatggtttgggtgggaagggacattaaagcccatccagttccatgggcagggacaccttccactatcccagcttgctccaagccctgtccagcctggccttggacactgccagggatccaggggcaaccacagcctctctgggcaacctgtgccagggcttcaacaccctcacagggaacaatttcttcccaatatcccacctatcCCTGCCCTGTGTCAGTGGGAAgctattcccccttgtcctggcactccagggtGACGGGCACTACAAAGGGAAGGTGTCAGAGATGGGGGAACAGGCAtctttcctcttgcttttcccAGCTAAATGGGACTTCAGTCACAATAGCTTGGGATATTATTTGCTGTATGACCTCTGTGAGGGCATGTGGCAATATCTGCTGTATTTATGGATACTTTATTCCCTGttcattcctttccttcttctttagCTCCCCACAGACCCTGGGGGCGGGCAGCGAGGGAGAAGCCACATCCATGGACACAGAGGGGATCTTCTGTCCAGAGTggctcctggctgtggctgaAAGGTCTGTGAGAGGAATAGTTTGACTCACGACTCAGCTGGAAACTATTTTCCACAGGTCCTGGAGGTTGATTTGGCAGGTGTTCCctgtagtgggttgaccctgagttgatggacagtcttttagactgatgacgcttctcacaatttacatatttaaactgcGCGGAAAGGCGGGAATTGCCTTTTGTCCCAGCTCGCCTGCCAGAAGGTGGGGGGGCCTTGGAGCCTCCGAGCCACTGGGCCAGGACCCCTGCCCCCCCCTTCCCCAACGCcacggcacggaccctgggttgCTGGGGGGgcactgtcccagagccgcaggcagctcaaaccagccaggGACTGCCACGCGGCTGAACCCATCTGCTGCGGCTCCCTGGgaacaggcgggtccctctcctctccatgcagaGCCAACgggagccagcagagcctcctgtctgcagccagcacactccgtgctgaactgaaggaGACaacacgcagccagcagcacagagggagcgaggctttccccaccgtaaagcccgaacaagaacactcttcaacatggcggcttcagagtcagagagaaggagaaggtgaGTCACGTGAGACCCAGCTGGaaatggcgacgggagaaaagagggtggTGCCGCGAGTCTCACGCGTAGCttaaaaaccttcttgcatgccgtggtaagaaactgtaatatcacaCACAAactgtctctttaatccatctgaagtacatggggggatggagaatcctcgtgtggcctgtgaagattgtgaagagtgcctatgccaggctatatagaagcagtgagaggcttttagagacttgtggcgaagaagcctttgtgttcaggccaaaataacttatccttaaaaagattaataaccccgtgtgatggcccatgtttggcagtgtgaaggaactgtgagatttttcatggcagagatgttttacaccacagcagattgtttctttctgggcaggtctgctgttggtggctgTTTGGGAACcttgtgcagctgaagaaaaccctttttcccTTTAGCATGagaaagagacttttcaagaactgcaacgtTGACTAAAATCCCACGTTCTGTTACCCTTTGTgtgagttgggtaaaaggaggaaagtgctGGAAGGGGGGCAgggggtttgctttaatttcttgttatttctttttacttttaattctgttagtaataaaacCCTTtctttgtactgcaactgtttaagtttgaacctgttttgctttctcctaattcttatcttaCAGAAGgaaagtaagtaatggatattttgaaccaaaccactacgcTTAATTGGCGTTTCTGCCCAGTTTACGAACTGAACCTGCTACATTCCCTTTGGAAACTTCGGTGCTGCCATTCCTCTCCCGTCTCTGCCGCTCTCTCTGCAGCTCTCGTGTCACTGTCCCTCGGCACGAGGTgatttccctctcttttcctaCTAGAAGGGACTGGGACCTTCCcaagcagctggggacaggacTGGCTGGATCCTGTTAGCTCTTTCTGAAGGGATTTTGATCTAATCTTGCTGGCTTCTCCCACAGCAAGGACTGTTCCCATGTTTCCTGTTGCCAGGGAATACTTGGCAGCCAAGTGAAGGAGAGGAAGTGAAATGTTGTTTGCAGCAGGCACAGGTATGTCTGTGCTGGCCGTGTATGGAGTGTccttggaatcatggaatccttcAGGTTGGAGGAGCCCTCGGAGATCACGGCGCCCAACCGTTCCCCAGCGCTGCCGAGGCCACcactgtcccttgtccccaagtgccacatccacacggctttaAATCCCTCAGGGATGGGgcctccaccactgccctgggcagctgtgccagggctggacagccttTCCACTGAGAGACTTcccaatatccagcctaaacctcccctgggaTCAtgtgaggccatttcctcttacCCATTTCAAGTGGTTCCAGTCATTCAGTTCTCTTTTCATCACCAtgtcttgcatttttttctgtctgtttttatCTCTGCCAGGGATGTGAGTTTTTCTTCCAGTCTTTTGGCAAAGCTCCTGGCTAactccaggagctccaaggttcatccctttctcttccctgcttttgCAGGAATGGCCTCTGGCAGCAATGCCCTGGACAAGGTGGCCTCTGCCGGGGCTTTAACAGCGACCCCCAGGCCCAGCTGCTGTTCAGGCTGATTCAGGGAGAGGACCCCGGCCTGTGTTTCCCTCCTGAGCCCTTGGTCCACAGGGAAATGAACGTCTCGGGCAGTTCGTACAGCTCTGTTCGATGCTGTATGGATTAGGATGATTTTCTGGGAGCAGGCTGTCCATCCTGACCCTTCCTGTCAGGCTATACCTGcggcaaggccgaggtgagaccAGGATCTGTAAAATCTCTGACTCTCCGTGTCTGGCCGAGGCTGAAGCTGTGTTTGCTGTCAGTGCCGACGGAGTGGGAGATGCTGAAGACTGAAaactccttttcttcccctgaaTCCCACGACTGTGTCCATAAAAGGCTCCTTTCTTGGTGGCACCTTAGGGAAACTCCCCAAGGCAGTGGGCGGAGGAGGCGGTGGTGTGTCACTGTGGGAACCATCAGGACACACcaagcacagctggagctgttggGAAGAGATTCCCTctgggctgcaggcacagaCGAGGTCAGTGTGGTTAATTAAAGCAAAtgattgagaagggggttgagcAGCCCTTGgttggagctggcagctcttctTTATTGTCTCTTCTTTCTTTGAATTCTTTCTTAGGCAGTTATTGCAATCAAGATACGCAATGAGGAGAACAGCATTGCTGCCCTGCTGGATTGGGAAATCCAAGTCCAGTTCCTTGGAGAGAttgaggggagggggagctgaGCCTCAGGCTGGGTTTTGGCAGCGGGAATTCAGTGAGGAGGGGAGATCCCCCAAAACTGGTTAAAGCCAATTCTGCTGGGTTTAGgtgcccccaccccaaaaaattaTCCTGGTTAAAGGGGACTTGAGGAAGCAGGGGGCTGTGCTGGTTGGCGATGCTGGGCAATGCCAGGTCCACTACaggtgggctgtgctgggacccccGAATTCCAGCCAGGAATGCTGGGCACTGCCTGATCCAGAGaattttcccattattttctgTCATGCTCAGCACCTGCCATTTCATTAGAGTCCCACAGGCTGAAAATAccatgggagcagctggaatcACAGCCAATCACACAGAAGCTGGTCCAGGATTGGAAATGAGCTGTtccacagatttatttttcccagtgcGTTTTTAATTCAAAGCAGAACACTGCCCGCCCCATATCCTTATTTTTGGGGTTCCTCCATGAGAATTATCTGCCTGTGCGGGATAAAAAATTCCCCCGGCACGGCAGGGAGCGGCGGGGTTTGGAGGTCCCGGGGCCGCAGCcggagcggcagcgccgggctcgGCCCCAGCGCCCGTCCCAGAGCGGCTCCTCCCGCCCGCGGCGAGCCCGGGACCCCGCCCAGCGGACACGGGCAGGACCCGGACCCGAAGGCCCGATCCCAGTGCCGGGAGCATTTCCCGGGGCTTAAATCCCttcggccccgccccgcgcagccgctCTGGGGCCCCGCGCACCTGAGCTGGCCCCGCCCTTCACACCTGAGCCgaccccgccccgccccgcccatAAATCCCGGCGGATTCGCTCCCGCTCCGTTCTGTGTGCTGGATGCTCATCCTGAGATGCGGCGGGACCG from Corvus hawaiiensis isolate bCorHaw1 chromosome 4, bCorHaw1.pri.cur, whole genome shotgun sequence harbors:
- the LOC125324602 gene encoding LOW QUALITY PROTEIN: uncharacterized protein LOC125324602 (The sequence of the model RefSeq protein was modified relative to this genomic sequence to represent the inferred CDS: deleted 1 base in 1 codon), which encodes MADAAGPRQKRPRRCLLPLARLPPSPRAVDTTSRVPTSGNAAKNRAEGAASGAGSRGRFGQLIGQTHLWRRIGKSRDATPKMAVRALSAISRGVSRCGDTGGGVSGAGAGREPRAGRQAAAGTPLSRSRRAARDKSPRRHPVPGWALRWPPGASPRFPPGPGKCRKTQNHRGITVTGAARAIPLPEGRLLPGAGSTQQDAAPFFQEADAAELVPMGFTTTTEFHQRQSEIIQIPRGSKELDKLLQGGIETGSLTGLFGEFCTGKTQLCHCLAVTGQLPTDPGGGSEGEATSMDTEGIFCPEWLLAVAERSVRGIV